A window of Mytilus edulis chromosome 10, xbMytEdul2.2, whole genome shotgun sequence contains these coding sequences:
- the LOC139491503 gene encoding medium-chain fatty-acid--CoA ligase-like, whose protein sequence is MEQSNEKQSYAFTVDASEVPYQAIPYLLRDNVKICPDREAIVFLTTTGKRSCVKYQELYDSAIYFAKGLLETGIKRNDVVAISNKNCVEWAISSLGVQMAGAIPLHFFFKRLDGSDLLETLHGIQRCTTLLIEPGHLDKNVDICKNLACSFQPEVSSSISSKLLVDLYQILLLQPSDNGTRCSTVADLIENGKVSNIALPLISPDDIAAIFLTSGSTGIPKAVPHTHLSLIRSLYDFGNYMDLEPGTRYYNDRPFSWLGGYPGVYMVHQSTRVTASDIMALKSIDEINCFTTKALEAEKCTVALLITPCLHDMMHNKLPPCKQWPMKVIATGGLPVESSCTKAAGVMADKVVVVYGLTEVGFASTLSVSNPNEFEDHSIGYPAPGVELKIVDDDGNIVTKGTSGEIYFRSRDRFQGYLNNKEKSVLCSDKAGWYKTDDIGIMRENGSFVVTGRKSDMMIISGLLVSPLYVENIIKKHPMVVDAYIYPVHNDKMFQCAYAAIVVEPEGALSEEDLRNYIVQQQAGNRDSFLAKRYIPEHFIFYKELPHTHNGKLDRKATALMIKSTKGITST, encoded by the coding sequence ATGGAACAAAGCAATGAAAAACAAAGCTATGCATTTACGGTTGATGCTTCCGAAGTTCCGTATCAAGCTATACCTTATCTGCTAAGAGACAATGTCAAAATATGTCCAGATCGTGAGGCTATTGTTTTCCTTACAACAACAGGGAAAAGAAGTTGCGTTAAATATCAAGAACTTTACGATAGTGCAATATATTTTGCTAAAGGACTTTTAGAGACGGGAATCAAAAGGAACGATGTAGTCGCCATTTCAAACAAAAACTGCGTGGAATGGGCTATCAGTTCATTGGGCGTACAAATGGCAGGCGCAATACCGCTACATTTCTTTTTTAAGCGTTTAGACGGATCAGATTTACTGGAAACACTGCATGGAATACAAAGATGTACAACATTACTTATTGAACCGGGTCATTTGGATAAGAATGTTGACATATGCAAAAATTTGGCGTGTAGCTTTCAACCGGAAGTAAGCAGCTCTATATCAAGTAAGTTATTGGTTGATTTATACCAGATATTGTTACTTCAACCCTCTGACAACGGGACACGATGCTCTACTGTTGCCGACCTCATAGAAAATGGCAAAGTTTCAAATATTGCGCTTCCTTTAATATCACCTGATGATATTGCTGCAATATTTCTCACCTCTGGTAGTACTGGAATCCCAAAGGCAGTTCCGCACACTCATTTATCGCTGATTCGCAGTTTGTATGATTTTGGAAACTACATGGATCTAGAACCAGGAACTAGATATTACAATGATCGACCTTTTAGCTGGCTTGGTGGCTACCCTGGTGTATACATGGTTCACCAGTCCACGCGAGTTACTGCAAGTGATATCATGGCATTAAAAAGCATTGACGAAATAAACTGTTTTACCACAAAAGCGCTTGAAGCAGAAAAGTGTACCGTGGCTTTACTGATAACACCATGTTTACATGATATGATGCATAACAAGTTACCACCGTGTAAACAATGGCCAATGAAAGTGATTGCAACTGGAGGATTGCCAGTAGAATCATCTTGTACCAAGGCAGCAGGAGTTATGGCTGACAAGGTTGTTGTGGTGTATGGACTTACCGAGGTTGGATTTGCCTCCACTTTGTCGGTTTCAAATCCAAATGAATTTGAAGATCACTCAATCGGGTATCCGGCACCAGGGGTTGAACTGAAAATAGTAGACGATGACGGGAACATTGTGACAAAGGGCACTTCCGGTGAAATATACTTCCGCAGTAGAGATCGTTTTCAAGGTTACTTGAATAATAAGGAAAAAAGTGTTTTATGTTCAGATAAGGCTGGATGGTATAAGACTGATGATATTGGAATTATGAGAGAAAATGGCAGCTTTGTTGTCACAGGGCGCAAATCAGATATGATGATTATTAGTGGCCTTCTTGTGTCCCCACTTTATGTCGAAAATATTATTAAGAAACACCCTATGGTCGTTGATGCTTACATTTATCCTGTACATAATGATAAAATGTTTCAATGCGCGTATGCTGCGATTGTGGTTGAACCGGAAGGAGCACTCAGTGAAGAAGATTTAAGGAATTATATTGTGCAACAACAAGCGGGAAACCGAGATTCATTTCTTGCAAAACGTTACATTCCAGAACATTTTATCTTCTACAAAGAACTGCCGCACACACATAATGGAAAATTAGATAGAAAAGCTACGGCTTTGATGATTAAATCAACAAAAGGCATCACATCAACATGA